The Zerene cesonia ecotype Mississippi chromosome 11, Zerene_cesonia_1.1, whole genome shotgun sequence sequence GaaagttttttctttcaacttaattaatcatttttttccAGAACCAAGTtacaattgttaaaaatgcTCCTGAAATGAATGCAATGTTATGGAAAATTAAACATCTTATTAAAATCACCCCAATCACATTTCCATATGGAGAACCCACAAAAGAAGATATTCAACATacagttttaaaagaaaatggaGAATGCATCGTCACAAAGACTATCAAACCAGATGAAAGCCAAGTAAAAGCATTTGAAGAATTTGAGAAAAATCCAAAGAAAATGGATTCCACTACAATTAAAAGGGATTCTAGACTCAAATGGAATAATGCATTCTCTGGCGGTTTCTAaaacttatttgtattgtaaataaatagatgtatagataataaataaatcttttattttctctaCATTGCCTGACATAATCAACAAAAAAGTGTACAACTTCTTATTCTAatcaataagtttatttttcctcttaaataataaataattcaaatgctCAGgtgtcttaaaataattttccaagAGAATTCCATGCTTCTTACCAAGATCATATCTTGCATTACCCCATGATACTACAAAGGTAGGACTCagctttttaaaatcattcaaatGGAATTTGTGTTTGAATGTATAATTGTACCAGTGCCCTCTGAAAACAGCTACATAGTTATCATCATTTTGATATAATCGtagaacatatttatttagcaaaactttaattgcaatatgaaaaagaaagaatgaaGTCAGATATACAATGAATTCAGTTGCATTGTTAGCGACTATAATGCCGTTTCCCCAAATCAATGGATCATTTATTGCTTcataatcaaacacaaatgttgtataatataatgcagAAGTTGCTATAATACTTGATGATAGTGTCAAATATGCGGATGTGAAGTTAATTGCATTATCCATTGGAGCTTTATAGACAAGTTCCCAATTTTTAGACATTCCATCTGTCTCCCTCCATTTATCTTGAATTTCTAAAAATCTCGCCGGATGGTGGGAACTGTATTTCAGATGGCAAAGTTTTGAGATCGGTTGATGTTGATGTATACTCTTCAGTAATCTTAAAACATTCATTCTAGATTCTTACATATACACTTCAATTTATAATCACAATCagagtttattattttcaatttccatTGGttgatgattataaaattcaattagaggttattattatttcctgtCAAATTCAGTCCATAGAGCATAATAGAGTATATAGATTATAGGAAAACAGGTAGaaccaaagagtagtataatatggGTAGAGCTAGACTAGTAGACTAGCCACTAGAGTTCGCTAAGTTCGAGTCGCTATGAAATAAGTCTCAGAGGCGGTCgcaaataagatttaaaaaggctataaatataacacatcattctttatttatttattaacaacaaaaacgccttggtacagtggttaacgcgtgagcgtagaaccgaggggccTTGAGTTCAATACCCGGTGGGGATgcacaaatgaaaaataaatgtctcggactgtccataaagaaaatcgatcagtgaaacaaatgtaaatcatctgccccataccccagtacaCAGTAcagggacacgggacttcactttactATGTCATCCAGTGAAATTACAGCTTTCTAacggtgaaacaatttttgtaattgattctttggtttttgcgtgaaaaaacaaaaatacacaagTTTTCTCTTTTTGCAATTGCAATTCTCAAAACTAATAGTCAATGAATACTTATGATCAATTGTCTAAACTTAAATCCTTGTAAACACGAAATGATTTCTTATTTTACGact is a genomic window containing:
- the LOC119830242 gene encoding 39S ribosomal protein L30, mitochondrial-like; its protein translation is MNRGTISLYKPLTIISRSKGYKHPGGIRYPGGIVYFPRDPNYVEPDVKPSKLFRIEQIKTTKHLPYWERNILESLKLKGINQVTIVKNAPEMNAMLWKIKHLIKITPITFPYGEPTKEDIQHTVLKENGECIVTKTIKPDESQVKAFEEFEKNPKKMDSTTIKRDSRLKWNNAFSGGF